The following coding sequences are from one Euwallacea fornicatus isolate EFF26 chromosome 8, ASM4011564v1, whole genome shotgun sequence window:
- the LOC136340745 gene encoding DNA replication complex GINS protein PSF1-like encodes MFGEKACTLIKELSRCEEVLPPYNTDLVKAVCTEIKQLDDQNRADGIVVANESGLANHNNALYPTLRVGVSAVKRNVRCLIAYHYHRLRRLRTMRWEFGSILPPDIKTNLSSNEVEWFSKYSRSLAKYMRSLGENGLNLGVNLKPPKALYIEVRCLVDFGKYELSDGTILLLKKDSRHYLPRSECEELITQGVFQHII; translated from the exons ATGTTTGGAGAAAAAGCTTGCACCTTAATCAAGGAATTATCAAGATGTGAAGAAGTTCTTCCTCCCTATAAT acTGATTTGGTCAAAGCTGTTTGTACTGAGATCAAACAGCTTGATGATCAAAATAGAGCAGATGG tataGTTGTAGCCAATGAATCGGGCTTGGCAAATCACAATAATGCCTTATACCCAACATTGCGAGTTGGAGTGTCTGCTGTAAAGCGAAATGTTCGGTGTTTAATAGCTTACCACTACCACAGGCTGAGACGGCTTAGAACTATGAGATGGGAATTCGGTAGTATCCTCCCTCCAGACATTAAAACAAATCTAAGTTCCAATGAAGTAGAATGGTTTTCTAAGTATTCCCGAAGTTTAGCTAAATACATGCGATCTTTAG GGGAAAATGGGCTAAATTTGGGAGTGAATTTAAAGCCCCCTAAGGCGCTCTACATAGAAGTGAGATGTTTAGttgattttggaaaatatgaaCTTTCAGATGGCACAATTTTGCTTCTCAAAAAAGATAGCAGACATTATTTACCAAGGTCAGAGTGTGAAGAATTAATTACTCAAGGTGTATTTCagcatattatttaa
- the Dtwd2 gene encoding tRNA-uridine aminocarboxypropyltransferase 2: MDLEDDAILDLCGLPPDPPEMRQVCDKCQRPRIVCYCSSIPSPPLCPKSRIVLLQHPAEEKRCLRTAPMLQLGLAPGRCLIFKGKRFPGPHDQLSSILEDPSTLLLYPSPNADAIQTLATDGSNKGSNIVIIDGTWPQAKAIYTGSPILHNLKQIKLLNASTSDYIIRTQPADGCLSTLETAAQSLAILENDVSYKTRLLEPLRVMCQFQLDKGAVSHQSKEFLIKNRSYPKLIGKRLNRILREAEKLKIHHVS, translated from the exons atggATCTAGAAGACGACGCTATATTGGATTTATGCGGACTTCCTCCAGATCCCCCTGAAATGCGCCAAGTCTGTGATAAGTGCCA ACGCCCACGAATAGTATGCTATTGTAGTTCAATACCAAGCCCCCCACTGTGCCCTAAAAGCAGGATAGTTTTACTGCAACATCCTGCTGAAGAAAAACGGTGCCTTCGTACAGCTCCAATGTTGCAGCTAGGTCTTGCACCTGGCAGGTGCCTTATCTTCAAAGGAAAACGATTTCCTGGTCCTCATGACCAGTTGTCTAGTATTTTAGAAGACCCCAGCACATTATTGCTCTATCCAAGCCCAAATGCTGATGCTATTCAAACATTGGCAACAGATGGTTCCAATAAAGGATCAAATATTGTGATCATTGATGGAACTTGGCCACAAGCAAAAGCAATTTACACAGGGAGTccaattttacataatttaaaacaaattaaattgttaaatgcTAGCACTAGTGACTATATTATTCGAACTCAACCAGCAGATGGATGTCTCAGTACTTTGGAAACTGCAGCTCAGAGTTTAGCAATTCTGGAGAATGATGTTTCTTATAAAACGAGGTTGCTAGAACCACTTAGAGTAATGTGTCAATTCCAGTTAGACAAGGGGGCAGTGTCTCATCAAAGTAAGgagtttttgataaaaaatcgTTCTTATCCAAAGTTAATAGGGAAAAGACTAAATCGGATATTGAGGGAGGCTGAGAAGTTGAAAATACACCATGtctcttaa